The Candidatus Eisenbacteria bacterium genome segment AGCTCCAGGGGGCCCTGCAGACCCTCCAGCACCTTCGCCAGCACGCCCAGGTACTCGAGGCGGCTGGGGATCACCAGCTCCAGCAGTTTTTCTTTCATGTGTCCGCGCGATGGCGCCTCATCTGGCCGGCAACAGGGCCCGGAAGGCGGTGCGCAGCACCTCCAGGTCCGCGGGAAGCGGGGACTCGAACTCCAGCATACCATCCCCGAGCGGGTGCTGAAACCTCAGCCGCATGGCGTGCAGCGCCTGTCGGCCCAGCCGCTTCGCCGCCGCCGTGAGCACCGGTCGGAGGGCCAGCGGCACCCCGGCCGCGCGGGGCTCCACCCCGCCGTAGGTGGGATCGCCCACCACCGGGTGACGGATGTGGGCCAGGTGCACGCGGATCTGGTGCGTGCGGCCCGTGCCCAGGGCCAATTCCAGTTCGGATGCGAAGCCGTACGCCTCGGTCCGCCGAAACCGGGTCGAAGCGGTCCGCCCGGTGGACACCACCGCCATGCGCACCCGGGAGCGGGGGTCGCGCCCCATGGGCTCGTCCACCTGGCCGGTTTCCCCGGGATCGCCCCACACCATGCCCCAGTAGCGGCGCTCCACCCGGCGCTCGGCCAGGGCCCGGCTCAGGGCTCGGTGGGTGCGCTCGGTGCGCGCCACCAGCATCAGCCCCGAGGTGTCCTTGTCCAGGCGGTGCACGATGCCCGGCCGGTCGGCCCCACCGGCCACCGGCAGGTCCTTGAATCGGTGCGCCAGCGCGTTGGCCAGCGTGCCGCCGCGGCGCCCCGCGCCGGGGTGCACCACCAGCCCGGCGGGCTTGTCCACCACCAGCAGTTCCTCGTCCTCGTAGACCACCGCGAGGTCCATGGCCTCGGGCTCGATGGTGCCGCCGACGACCTCGGGCTCCTCCGCCTCCACCACCTGGCCGGCCTTGAGCCGGAGGCCCGCCATGGCCGGACGACCGTCCACGCTCACCCCGCCGGCGTCAATCACCAGCTGCCAGCGCGAGCGCGAGTGGGCCGGCAGGGCCTCGGCCAGGAAGCGGTCGAGCCGCTGGCCGCTAAGCTCCGCTTCCACCGGCAGGCGGTGACGCACCGGGCACCTCCCCTGGGCGATCCGCGGGAGGCGGAGCGCCACTTCCGCCGGTCCCGGCTGCCGGATGCGGACCACCGGCTTCGCCCGTCCCGGCCGCCGGGCCCGCTCCGGGGCCTGCGACCGGCAGGGCCGGCTCATGGTGACTGCCACGCCGCCACGTCTCGATGGCCAGCAGCGCCACGCCCACCGAGACCGCCGAGTCGGCCACGTTGAACACCGCGAAGTGGTAGCTCCCGAAGATGAATTCGAGAAAATCCACCACCTCGCGGTAGCGGATCCGGTCGTACACGTTGCCCAGCGCCCCGCCCAGCACCAGCCCCAGCGCCAGCGAGCGGAACCGCTCCCGGCGGGGGCTGCGCAGGTACAGCGCCAGCACCAGCACGATGGCCAGCAGGGAGATCCACAGGAACACGCGGTGGTTGCCGGCGAACAGCCCGAAGGCCGCCCCGGTGTTGCGCACCGACGTGATGTGGAAGAAGTTCCGGATCACCGGGATGGACTCGCCGGGCATCATGGAGTGCATCACGCGCAGCTTGGTGAGGCGGTCCACGACGAACACCAGGACCGCCGGCAGCCAGAAGAAGAGCATCGTCCCGCTACTCGCGCATCATCCGCTGGCGTCGCTCTTCCTTCTCCTTGCAGGTGATGCACAGCCGCGCCTCCGGCACGGCCTCCAGCCTGGGACGGGCGATGCGCAGGGTGCACGACTCGCACAATCCGTACTCGCCGCGGTAGAGCCGCTTCAGCGCCTCGCGCAGCTCCTTGATCGCCCCGCCCTCCTTGGCCGCCTTCTGGAACGCCATTTCGCGCTCCATGGCGTCGGTGCCCAGGTCGGCCATGTGGAAGGAGTACGCGGACAGGTCGCCGGCGGCGTCGCGCGGCGTGGTGTTGAGGACGGTCTCCTCCAGGTGCTCCATCTCGGCGCCCGCGTCGCGCAGGCGCTGCTTGAGCAGCTCCTCGAAGTGACGGAGCTCTTCCTCGGTGAACGGCTTTTCGGCCGCCGGCGCCGGCGGGGCCTTCTTCGCCGGGGCCTTCTTCTCCACCTTCACCGAGACCTTGCCGGCGGGGGTCTTGCGGGCCGCCACCACTTTCTTCTTTTCCATCTCGAGCTCCGTGTTGCGGTTAAAGGGCGCGGGTCGCGTCCTGCGCGCCGGCGGAAGACTCCGCGCGGCGCAGCGTCAGGCGCACATCCTCGCCCACGAGGTTGCTGGTTTCGACGGCCCCGCCAGCGACGGGGCCGAAGACGAGTTCCACGGCCAGGACTTCACTCTTCACGGCCTCGGAGTGGGCGAGCGCGGCCGCGGCCACCCGCGGCCCCGCCTCCACCCCCAGTTCGATGCGGTCGCTCACCTCCAGGCCGGCGCTCTTGCGCAGGTTCTGCACCAGGTGCACCAGTTCCCGGAAGATGCCCTCCTGCTCCAGCGCCGGCGTCAGGCGCGTGTCCACGCCCACCGACCACCCGCCCCCGGCGGCCACCGCCAGGCCCTCGGGCTGCAACTCCTGAAGATCCACGTCGGCGGCGTCCACGTCGGCCTCCACGCCGTCCACCGCCACGCGCACGCTGCCGCCGGCGGCCCAGGCGTCCAGCCACGTGCGGCGCTCGCCGTGGGCGTGGGCCTCGCGGATCAGGCCGGCCACGGCGTTCATCTGCTTGCCGAACTTCTTGCCCAGGGTGCGGAAGTTGGGTTTGGCCACCCGGCCGCCCAGCGACTCGCCCTGCCAGGCGATCGCCTTCACGTTCACCTCGTCGCGGATCACCGGCTCCCAGCGGCGCATGCCCGCATCGGCCAGCCAGGCCGCTCCGGGCGGCACCACCACCAGCCGGGCCAGCGGCTGGCGCACCTTGAGCGAGGCCTGCTCGCGCGCCGCGCGGGCCAGCGACACGATGGCCTGCACCGCGCCCATCTGGCGCAGCAGCTCCTCCGCGGCGAACTCCGCCTCGAACGCGTCCAGATCCGCGGGCCCGGGCAGCGTTTCCAGGTGCACGCTCACCTGCTTCGCCCCCGCCGGGCGGGCCAGCTTCTGGTACAGCTCCTCGGCCGCGAACGGCGCGAACGGCGCCAGCAGCTTCGCCACCTCCACCAGCACATGGTGCAGCGTGTCGAAGGCGGCCCTGTGGTCGGCGGCCTCGGCGGTCTTCCAGAAGCGCCGGCGGCTGCGGCGCACGTACCAGTTGCTCACGTCGTCCATCACGAAGCGCTGCAGCGCGCGCGCCGCGGGCGTGATCTCATAGTTGTCCAGGCCGCGGATCACCTCGGCGCGCGTCTCGCGCAGCGCGGCCAGCACCCAGCGGTCCAGATCCGAGAGCTTCGCCGGGTCCGGCCGGCCGGGCGCCAGGTCCTCCAGGTTCGCGTACAGGGCGAAGAACTGGGCGGTGTTGCGCAGCGTGGCGAAGAAGCGGCGCGACACCTCGGTCACCCCGGCGCGGTCGAAGCGCGTGGGCAGCCACGTGGGGCTGGCGGTGAACAGGTACCAGCGCAGGGCGTCGGCCCCCTCCTTGGCCATCATCTCGAAGGGGTCCACGGCGTTGCCGCGCGATTTGTGCATGCGCTGGCCCTGCTTGTCCAGGATCATCTCCACCGGCACCACGTTGCGGAACGCCGGCCCGTCCTCCAGGAACGCCCCGATGACCAGCAGGCTGTAGAACCACCCGCGCGACTGGTCAATGCCCTCGCTGATGAAATCCGCCGGGAACGTGGCCTGGAACAGCTCGCGGTTCTCGAACGGGTAGTGACGCTGGGCGAAGGGCATGGCGCCGGAGTCGAACCACACGTCAATCACCTCGGGCACGCGGCGCATCACGCCCTTGCACTTCGGGCACGGGTACTCGTAGCCGTCCACCTGCGGCTTGTGCAGGTCCAGCTCCGCCGGGAGCTTCACGCCCCGGGTGCGCAGTTCCTCCACCCCGCCCACGCACTCGGCGTGGCCGCAGGCGCAGCGCCACACCGGCAGCGGCGTGCCCCAGTAGCGGTCGCGGGAGAGCGCCCAGTCGATGTTGTTGGCCACCCAGTTGGCGAAGCGGCTCTCGCCCACGTCGCGCGGGTGCCACTCCACCTGGTCGTGCGCCTTCACCAGCCGCTCCCGGATGCGCGTGGTGGCGATGTACCACGAGCGGCGCGCGTAGTAGAGCAGCGGCGACTTGCAGCGCCAGCAGTGCGGGTAGCTGTGGTGCACCGTGGCCTGCCGGAACAGCAGCCCGCGCTCCTTGAGGTCGCGGGTGAGGCCCTTGTCGGCGGCCTTCACGAACTGCCCGGCCCACGGCCCCACGTCGGCGGTGAAGCAGCCGGTGCCGTCCACGGGCTGCAGCACCGGCAGCTGCTCGCGCCGGCCCAGCTCGTAGTCGTCCTCGCCGAAGGCCGGGGCGATGTGCACCAGCCCGGTGCCGTCG includes the following:
- a CDS encoding RluA family pseudouridine synthase, whose translation is MSRPCRSQAPERARRPGRAKPVVRIRQPGPAEVALRLPRIAQGRCPVRHRLPVEAELSGQRLDRFLAEALPAHSRSRWQLVIDAGGVSVDGRPAMAGLRLKAGQVVEAEEPEVVGGTIEPEAMDLAVVYEDEELLVVDKPAGLVVHPGAGRRGGTLANALAHRFKDLPVAGGADRPGIVHRLDKDTSGLMLVARTERTHRALSRALAERRVERRYWGMVWGDPGETGQVDEPMGRDPRSRVRMAVVSTGRTASTRFRRTEAYGFASELELALGTGRTHQIRVHLAHIRHPVVGDPTYGGVEPRAAGVPLALRPVLTAAAKRLGRQALHAMRLRFQHPLGDGMLEFESPLPADLEVLRTAFRALLPAR
- a CDS encoding TraR/DksA C4-type zinc finger protein — its product is MEKKKVVAARKTPAGKVSVKVEKKAPAKKAPPAPAAEKPFTEEELRHFEELLKQRLRDAGAEMEHLEETVLNTTPRDAAGDLSAYSFHMADLGTDAMEREMAFQKAAKEGGAIKELREALKRLYRGEYGLCESCTLRIARPRLEAVPEARLCITCKEKEERRQRMMRE
- a CDS encoding isoleucine--tRNA ligase; this translates as MPRFDDFSTGIEQNESELRILDFWEREGVFARLQAAREGAPRFVFYEGPPTANGRPGVHHAMARSIKDVVCRYRSMRGCLVERKGGWDTHGLPVEIEVEKQLGLKSKPEIEKFGVAEFNRRCRESVQKYEADWQELTRRMGYWLDMDHPYRTFDNSYIETVWWILKRFWDEGLIYEGHKILPYCPRCGTPLSSHEVAQGYQDVEDPSVWVRFRLADEPEVSLLVWTTTPWTLPSNTAVAVGEFAEYVEVEFGGERLILARDRLAALGTEPPKPGAPGGGEPRELRSFKGSELAGRRYRPLFDFFEGQAEKVAAYTTPAGEPAEASKLYRVAVADFVSMDDGTGLVHIAPAFGEDDYELGRREQLPVLQPVDGTGCFTADVGPWAGQFVKAADKGLTRDLKERGLLFRQATVHHSYPHCWRCKSPLLYYARRSWYIATTRIRERLVKAHDQVEWHPRDVGESRFANWVANNIDWALSRDRYWGTPLPVWRCACGHAECVGGVEELRTRGVKLPAELDLHKPQVDGYEYPCPKCKGVMRRVPEVIDVWFDSGAMPFAQRHYPFENRELFQATFPADFISEGIDQSRGWFYSLLVIGAFLEDGPAFRNVVPVEMILDKQGQRMHKSRGNAVDPFEMMAKEGADALRWYLFTASPTWLPTRFDRAGVTEVSRRFFATLRNTAQFFALYANLEDLAPGRPDPAKLSDLDRWVLAALRETRAEVIRGLDNYEITPAARALQRFVMDDVSNWYVRRSRRRFWKTAEAADHRAAFDTLHHVLVEVAKLLAPFAPFAAEELYQKLARPAGAKQVSVHLETLPGPADLDAFEAEFAAEELLRQMGAVQAIVSLARAAREQASLKVRQPLARLVVVPPGAAWLADAGMRRWEPVIRDEVNVKAIAWQGESLGGRVAKPNFRTLGKKFGKQMNAVAGLIREAHAHGERRTWLDAWAAGGSVRVAVDGVEADVDAADVDLQELQPEGLAVAAGGGWSVGVDTRLTPALEQEGIFRELVHLVQNLRKSAGLEVSDRIELGVEAGPRVAAAALAHSEAVKSEVLAVELVFGPVAGGAVETSNLVGEDVRLTLRRAESSAGAQDATRAL